The Drosophila innubila isolate TH190305 chromosome 3R unlocalized genomic scaffold, UK_Dinn_1.0 2_E_3R, whole genome shotgun sequence genome has a segment encoding these proteins:
- the LOC117792194 gene encoding peroxisomal membrane protein 11C: MSSTTKFVNEFCDIIDSYGGRDKVMKALCYSAKLVAGYHAKRNPDLAKRYAIASSKISGARATLRLIDDIPMIQYALEYGLGHDEPDRIMAMLGVTANIVDLLYYPIEKICWLSEHKIVDVKHADNWDNVNSIFWVLSVYLNLMRTLRNFWLNQEKLNRSHQLSSPTSIDVKSLAKHRLELMSVARISLDFVHAVSTLPKGYLWGGKLSTFQVGAIGTLSACLGIYQIFAKRRLNK; the protein is encoded by the exons atgagcagCACTACAAAGTTTGTTAACGAATTCTGTGATATTATTGATTCCTATGGCGGTCGTGATAAG GTGATGAAAGCGCTGTGCTATAGTGCCAAGCTTGTGGCTGGCTATCATGCCAAACGGAATCCGGACTTGGCCAAAAGATATGCCATAGCCAGCTCGAAAATATCTGGAGCTAGAGCCACACTGCGTCTTATCGATGATATACCCATGATACAGTATGCCCTGGAGTATGGATTGGGACACGATGAGCCAGATCGCATTATGGCCATGCTGGGCGTGACTGCCAATATTGTGGACTTGCTCTATTATCCCATCGAGAAAATCTGTTGGCTATCCGAGCATAAGATTGTGGATGTCAAGCATGCTGATAACTGGGATAATGTCAATTCCATATTCTGGGTGCTCTCAGTCTACCTGAATCTAATGCG caCTCTGCGCAACTTTTGGCTGAATCAGGAAAAACTCAATCGAAGTCATCAGCTAAGCAG TCCAACTAGTATTGATGTCAAATCCCTGGCCAAACATCGACTGGAATTGATGTCTGTAGCTCGCATTTCGTTAGATTTTGTACACGCTGTTAGCACCTTACCCAAAGGATATCTCTGGGGTGGCAAATTGTCGACTTTCCAGGTGGGAGCAATTGGCACTCTGTCTGCTTGCTTGGGCATTTATCAAATCTTTGCCAAGAGAAGACTGAACAAATAA
- the LOC117792565 gene encoding transcription elongation factor B polypeptide 3, with the protein MTSTSNLADVVRHYQRSIERHPEDETRLLHCITKLFNLPITFEHLQETGIGKTVNALRKINGEVGVAAKTLVTKWKAMVAAEEEPAGQGNHTEEDSNRSNGRRSSDEEQDQENKGSNSSGGEDKSKHESRRPKSSDHKSKSSSSSSKSHSKSSRSDSDKRHKSSSDDKTISRSKEHRKEQKSSSNGSEHRKSKESLSSTPAKSSSNHSNHKSNHSSDSSNNNNKQKHHSSSSHKSDHSKSKHDKIKEDKQHHSNEPKLAKEKSDKHKSSSTSSSSSKRTRSPHRLDDDSPQSKKPKSKPKSDAVEQKETADGFDSSMGANFDDVLGMLNIPISGKKNSLKLKSPNKPTSTTALTNSTVSTGSAAAPSAAKRIATTATTSSSSRITSTRKPELLASSAKLEPLDPSIALELPTISNNYKPMPLNQTVMDVVFNHGLSSSASRAPRINESEALAAGISSKTMRTKIYSGVRTGQILQVPSLFDLCIRVLQKNIDALEYTGGVPFEVLRPVLERATPHQLLNFEEYNPYLMEDSDVLWQQHVHRHCRSQHREEMETWREMFLRCEEEKARRLSVLAESIKASQKISEAPVRKTQLAFVDTMVKPPRNVQKKQEQYGTKGKMIATPAARVAALSSVTPNAAKVGDARLRVLNSARDAAQVSAPMRNRKAPLMLKALQQIRGRHRR; encoded by the exons ATGACGTCCACTAGCAATCTGGCCGATGTTGTGCGCCATTATCAACGCAGCATTGAACGCCATCCCGAGGATGAGACACGC CTGCTGCACTGCATCACAAAGCTGTTTAATCTGCCAATTACATTCGAGCATCTGCAGGAAACTGGAATCGGGAAGACGGTGAATGCACTGCGGAAGATAAATGGAGAAGTTGGCGTTGCTGCCAAAACTCTAGTCActaaatggaaggcaatggtCGCTGCCGAGGAGGAGCCGGCGGGACAAGGTAATCACACTGAGGAAGATTCAAATCGATCGAATGGTCGACGCTCCAGTGATGAGGAACAGGATCAGGAGAACAAGGGAAGCAATTCCTCTGGCGGCGAGGACAAGTCCAAGCATGAATCACGACGTCCCAAAAGCAGCGATCATAAAAGTAAAtccagtagcagcagcagcaaaagtcaCTCCAAAAGCAGCAGATCCGACAGTGATAAGAGGCACAAGAGCAGCAGCGATGATAAGACAATTTCCAGGAGCAAGGAACACCGCAAGGAGcagaagagcagcagcaacggcagtGAGCATAGAAAGTCCAAGGAATCACTCAGCTCAACTCCTGCCAAGTCCAGCAGCAATCACAGCAATCATAAGAGCAACcacagcagcgacagcagcaacaacaacaacaagcagaagcatcacagcagcagcagccataAAAGCGATCACAGCAAATCCAAGCATGACAAGATCAAGGAG GACAAACAACATCACAGCAACGAACCAAAGCTGGCCAAAGAGAAAAGCGATAAACACAAATCTTCCTCAacgtcatcgtcatcctcgAAGCGAACACGCAGTCCACATCGACTAGATGATGATTCCCCTCAgtcaaaaaaaccaaaaagcaaaCCCAAATCGGATGCAGTTGAGCAGAAGGAGACGGCTGATGGCTTTGATTCCAGTATGGGTGCGAATTTCGATGATGTTCTCGGCATGCTCAACATCCCAATAAGTGGCAAGAAGAATTCACTAAAGCTCAAGTCACCCAACAAaccaacatcaacaacagcactaACAAATTCAACAGTCAGCACAGGATCTGCAGCTGCTCCAAGTGCAGCCAAACGAAttgcaacgacagcaacaacttctAGCAGCAGCAGGATCACAAGCACAAGG AAACCCGAGCTGCTGGCATCTTCGGCCAAGTTGGAACCGCTGGATCCCAGCATAGCCCTTGAACTGCCAACAATATCCAACAACTACAAACCCATGCCACTAAATCAAACGGTCATGGATGTCGTCTTCAATCATGGTCTCAGCAGCAGCGCCTCCAGAGCACCGCGGATCAATGAATCTGAGGCATTGGCAGCTGGCATTTCATCCAAGACAATGCG caccAAAATCTACTCAGGCGTAAGAACTGGACAAATTCTTCAAGTTCCGTCGCTCTTTGATCTGTGTATACGTGTGCTGCAAAAGAATATTGACG CTCTGGAATACACTGGAGGTGTGCCCTTTGAGGTGCTGCGTCCTGTGCTGGAACGTGCCACGCCCCATCagctattaaattttgaagagTACAATCCGTATTTGATGGAGGACAGCGATGTGCTTTGGCAGCAACATGTGCATCGGCATTGTCGCAGTCAGCACAGGGAGGAAATGGAAACGTGGCGAGAAATGTTTTTG CGTTGCGAGGAGGAAAAGGCACGCAGACTGAGCGTACTCGCCGAGAGTATTAAAGCATCGCAGAAAATCAGTGAGGCTCCTGTGCGTAAAACTCAATTGGCGTTTGTTGACACAATGGTGAAGCCACCACGCAATGTGCAAAAGAAGCAGGAACAATATGGCACCAAAGGGAAAATGATTGCCACGCCAGCAGCACGAGTTGCAGCTCTGTCCAGTGTGACGCCCAATGCGGCCAAGGTGGGAGACGCTCGACTCCGTGTGCTTAACTCTGCCCGTGATGCTGCACAAGTTT CTGCCCCGATGCGCAACAGGAAGGCTCCACTTATGTTAAAGGCATTGCAACAAATACGTGGACGTCACAGGCGCTAG
- the LOC117792120 gene encoding TAF5-like RNA polymerase II p300/CBP-associated factor-associated factor 65 kDa subunit 5L, with translation MSLPNANNNNHASSLINSNNNNKSVIRKSSKSDLMRAAVGLLLKQKNYVGSEKIRKSDFLLQQNKNQFAVNKMLDTDLHGGNSFTYSNVQVITNNQHMVDQQFGRFSQFVEAQPEQLRVEMKRFYAPMLCHLYLELLKARESKGAVELLKKYAHLVAPVDLYDAPLPTKINGCSVTSESQLSTVSECHIRFASEAQNTGDTELDYFMKLVQILSGCTKLETAESDATVAHFRASKYELHTTAQVVDRIGAYLQRRGHVLILNLLYTWIHIHIVDNDQRLFTEDQLLGISEEMEPIEGYEADESITSHKSAVKNPKKRAAEEVIFKLETDIKTETDSSLAADKTKLNIDACLKTLKTSTEQILKSQVEMTCFYRISERSRGLTSADVDANECHMLAGFDNSSVQLWQLNQHRCKGKSLYRRAPHSQCNWEINNCQPEEQEELDSDEESFKCSTEQQRERQKALRNKYADNSFNEYGGLQLRGHTRGVTSVRFSAHYPLLYSVSKDCTMRCWRAHNLQCASIYRSHNYPIWCLDESPVGQYVVTGSKDLSARLWSLEREHALIIYAGHTQDVECVAFHPNGNYLATGSADHSVRLWCATSGKLMRVFADCRQAVTSLAFSGDGKMLAVAGDESKVRIFDLAAGAQLSELKDHPSSVTSLAWGAHNQQLATTCSDGSLRLWDIKKLTPMSESSNYSSSSSSSSSSATTNRLLTLNSSCQRLVNVFYGRSKTLYCIGT, from the exons ATGAGTTTGCCGaatgcaaacaacaataatcatGCATCATCGCTcataaatagcaacaacaacaacaaatctgtTATAAGGAAAAGCTCGAAAAGCGATTTAATGCGCGCTGCAGTTGGTTTGTTGCTAAAGCAAAAGAATTATGTG GGCAGCGAAAAGATTCGAAAATCCGATTTTCTGTtgcagcaaaacaaaaatcaatttgccgTGAACAAAATGCTGGACACGGATCTGCATGGCGGCAACAGTTTCACCTATTCAAATGTCCAGGTGATTACCAATAATCAGCACATGGTGGACCAGCAGTTTGGACGCTTCTCTCAATTTGTGGAGGCGCAGCCGGAGCAATTGCGTGTGGAAATGAAACGTTTCTATGCGCCAATGTTGTGTCATTTGTACCTGGAGCTGCTCAAGGCGCGTGAGTCCAAGGGCGCTGTGGAGTTGCTCAAGAAGTACGCGCATTTGGTGGCACCCGTGGATCTCTATGATGCGCCGCTGCCCACCAAAATCAACGGCTGCTCGGTGACGAGTGAGTCACAATTGTCGACTGTCTCCGAGTGTCACATTCGCTTCGCTAGCGAGGCACAAAATACCGGCGATACGGAGTTGGATTACTTTATGAAACTGGTACAGATACTGTCCGGCTGCACAAAGCTGGAGACAGCAGAGTCGGATGCAACTGTGGCGCACTTTCGCGCCTCCAAATACGAGCTGCATACAACGGCTCAAGTGGTGGACAGAATTGGCGCCTATTTACAGAGACGTGGTCATGTGCTCATCTTGAATCTGCTCTACACATggatacacatacacattgtGGACAATGATCAGCGCCTGTTTACGGAGGATCAGCTGCTGGGCATCAGCGAGGAAATGGAACCCATTGAAGGCTATGAAGCGGATGAAAGTATTACAAGTCACAAGTCTGCTGTGAAGAATCCCAAAAAACGTGCCGCTGAAGAGGTCATTTTTAAGCTGGAGACGGATATTAAAACGGAAACGGATTCCTCGTTAGCTGCAGATAAAACCAAACTGAATATTGATGCCTGCCTGAAAACACTTAAAACCAGCACAGAGCAAATACTTAAATCCCAAGTGGAAATGACATGTTTCTACAGGATTAGCGAAAGATCACGTGGACTCACCTCGGCTGATGTGGATGCCAATGAGTGTCACATGCTGGCGGGCTTTGATAACTCATCTGtgcaactgtggcaactcAATCAGCATAGATGCAAAGGCAAGAGCTTATACAGACGTGCTCCACACTCGCAATGCAACTGGGAGATCAATAATTGCCAGCCGGAGGAGCAAGAGGAACTGGACAGCGATGAGGAATCCTTCAAATGCAGCACAGAGCAGCAAAGGGAGCGACAGAAAGCACTGCGTAACAAATATGCAGACAACTCCTT CAATGAGTACGGCGGATTGCAGTTGCGTGGTCACACCCGTGGAGTCACCAGTGTCCGTTTCTCGGCCCACTATCCGCTCTTGTACAGCGTGTCCAAGGATTGCACAATGCGCTGCTGGCGAGCACATAATCTGCAATGTGCTTCCATTTATCGCAGTCACAATTATCCCATTTGGTGTCTGGATGAGAGTCCTGTGGGACAGTATGTTGTCACTGGCTCCAAGGATTTAAGCGCACGTTTGTGGTCCTTGGAGCGCGAACATGCGCTCATCATTTATGCAGGCCATACACAAGACGTTGAG TGCGTCGCATTTCATCCCAATGGCAATTACCTGGCCACCGGCTCGGCGGATCACTCGGTGCGTTTGTGGTGTGCCACGAGTGGAAAACTGATGCGGGTCTTTGCGGATTGCCGACAGGCAGTCACTAGTCTGGCCTTCAGTGGAGATGGCAAGATGCTGGCCGTTGCCGGAGATGAGTCTAAAGTAAGGATATTTGATCTGGCTGCTGGCGCACAGCTGAGTGAGCTCAAGGATCATCCGAGCAGCGTTACTTCATTGGCTTGGGGAGCACACAATCAACAGTTGGCCACGACCTGCAGCGATGGCAGTCTAAGACTCTGGGACATTAAAAAGCTAACTCCCATGAG CGAGAGCAGCAATTActcatcatcgtcatcttcatcatcatcatcggctACAACGAATCGTCTCTTAACTCTAAATAGTTCCTGTCAGCGTCTGGTCAATGTATTCTATGGACGCAGTAAAACGCTCTATTGCATAGGCACTTGA
- the LOC117792568 gene encoding programmed cell death protein 10 → MTMGEREPTSSLVLPVILRPIFTQLERRDVGAAQSLRSAILKSEQNNPGFCYDLVASIVRRADLNVNLNEAVLRLQGNITEADLNEYRLTRTEEPFQELNRKSVALKVILSRIPDEINDRKTFLETIKEIASAIKKLLDVVNEIGSFIPGVTGKQAVEQRKKEFVKYSKKFSTTLKEYFKEGQPNAVFISALFLIRQTNQIMLTVKSKCE, encoded by the exons ATGACCATGGGCGAGCGTGAGCCAACTTCGTCTCTCGTTCTGCCCGTTATACTGAGGCCTATTTTCACACAG TTGGAGCGACGCGACGTTGGCGCGGCACAATCATTGCGCTCGGCCATATTAAAATCGGAGCAGAATAATCCGGGCTTCTGTTATGACCTCGTTGCGTCGATCGTGCGACGCGCCGATCTAAATGTCAACCTAAATGAGGCCGTCTTGCGTTTGCAGGGCAACATTACCGAGGCAGACC TTAATGAATATCGCTTAACACGCACTGAAGAACCGTTCCAGGAGTTGAATCGCAAGTCGGTGGCACTCAAAGTGATACTCAGTCGCATACCAGATGAGATCAATGATCGCAAGACCTTTCTCGAGACCATCAA GGAAATTGCAAGCGCCATAAAGAAGCTGCTCGATGTGGTCAACGAAATTGGTTCGTTTATTCCGGGAGTTACGGGCAAACAGGCTGTCGAGCAGCGTAAAAAGGAGtttgttaaatattcaaaGAAGTTCAGCACAACGCTGAAGGAATACTTCAAAGAAGGACA ACCGAATGCAGTATTCATAAGtgcactttttttaataaggcAAACGAATCAAATAATGCTGACAGTTAAGAGTAAATGCGagtag